Proteins from a single region of Sphaerochaeta globosa str. Buddy:
- a CDS encoding LacI family DNA-binding transcriptional regulator yields MRKKKVTLQDIANTVGISSASVSMILASKSLNRFSDETINAVYTASRELGYESKHSKEDRKVVIIVCPSVINPYFATIIQGMEQEANVRGLGTMLFTTYWDIEKEKRICEFAKDPSVGGVIFAMIPQQPELVRELNKTVPVVAVGDKQNDIGLDTVDVNNFNAGTLVAKHLLALGHRKIAYLSTSLNSEHSARVRRFDGLKATIKQFGLPAKLNLYAAEVPSLTELNTIDIEHQTGYALAKRCMKETPDVTAMVAINDMVAYGVIDAIKDSGYSIPDDYSVCGFDNIYPSSFAGVALTTVEHYIIQGGKSAVRLLCEKMERQQPRTLEQGAVTRVEYQNRLIIRSSTGEPPAK; encoded by the coding sequence ATGCGAAAGAAAAAGGTCACCCTGCAAGACATAGCAAACACTGTTGGCATTTCATCGGCCAGTGTATCCATGATCCTTGCCTCCAAGAGTCTGAATCGCTTTTCTGATGAGACTATCAATGCGGTGTACACAGCCAGTCGGGAGCTCGGGTATGAGTCAAAGCATTCCAAGGAAGACCGAAAGGTTGTCATTATCGTCTGCCCATCGGTGATAAACCCCTATTTTGCCACCATCATCCAGGGAATGGAGCAGGAAGCGAATGTACGGGGCCTGGGTACCATGCTCTTCACTACGTACTGGGATATTGAGAAGGAAAAGCGCATTTGTGAATTTGCCAAGGATCCGAGCGTAGGCGGGGTGATTTTTGCCATGATCCCCCAACAACCGGAGCTTGTTCGGGAATTGAACAAAACGGTTCCGGTAGTTGCTGTAGGCGACAAGCAAAACGATATCGGACTTGATACCGTGGACGTAAACAACTTCAATGCAGGTACGTTGGTCGCAAAACATCTGCTCGCACTCGGACATCGCAAAATTGCCTATCTCTCAACCAGCCTGAACAGCGAACACAGCGCACGCGTCAGACGTTTTGACGGGCTTAAGGCTACAATCAAGCAGTTTGGACTCCCTGCCAAACTCAATCTCTACGCTGCAGAAGTTCCTTCCCTTACCGAATTGAACACCATCGACATCGAACATCAGACCGGATATGCCTTGGCAAAGCGCTGCATGAAGGAGACTCCTGATGTTACGGCCATGGTCGCCATCAACGATATGGTGGCATATGGAGTCATCGATGCCATCAAGGATAGTGGGTATTCAATTCCCGACGATTACAGTGTCTGTGGATTCGACAATATCTATCCTTCCTCCTTTGCCGGGGTAGCTTTGACCACCGTCGAGCACTACATCATCCAAGGGGGGAAGAGTGCCGTACGTCTTCTCTGTGAGAAAATGGAACGGCAGCAACCACGGACGCTTGAACAGGGTGCGGTAACGCGCGTGGAGTACCAAAACCGATTGATCATCCGCAGCTCCACGGGAGAGCCCCCAGCCAAGTAA